The Delphinus delphis chromosome 11, mDelDel1.2, whole genome shotgun sequence DNA segment ACAGAAGCACTCTGCATAAACCTGGCCCATCAGCAATTCCATTACCAACCTGCCCTTACATAAATTATTGatctactaaatatatatatatttgaagggGGTAAAAAGCAagaggcaagagagagagagagaaagctgagTGGAAGTGACATCAGAACATAATCCCATGTACAGGGAGAGCAGTATCACAGCAGAGGCAGAAATGACTAAAGTTCCCCTATTTTGCAGTGGAGGAAACATACCTAGAGTGAGAAACCACTTTCCTAGGATCACACCGCTGCAAACCTGGCAGCGCCAGGACCAGAACACAGGTCTCCTGTTCTCCAGGCCAGGAATCTGCAGCTGCCTACAACTGAGGTTCATTTGTGTCCATCCACAGACTCATTTAccaagtgcctactatgtgctcaCATGAGAGAAGTGACTCTAAAATGAGATGGCAACCTCAGGCTTAGAAACAATGGCATGAACATCACAgctagggtgaccaaccatcaATGGTTTGTCTGGGACCTGAGATGAGTTTTCTGGACATGGGTATTTGAGTGCTAAAACCAGTAAAGTTCTGGGCAAACGGGGATGAGTGGGTCATTCTAAATTAACAAGGTACAAAATACACATCCAACTCAGCTGGGATTTGAAGATTTGTCAAAGCACTCTTGGGGTGGAGAGGAGGCACAGGGGATGCAGGGTTGTGATCTCCTGCTTCCCAGGCAAAACTGAAGCAACTGGAGCTTGTTGGTCTTCCTCCACTCTGACTCTGAAATTCCCTTCCTTATCCCCCCATTAGAATTTCTAGTTGCGTAGGGGGAAAtgagggaactttttttttctttttttttgcattgggtcttcattgctgcgcgtggagtttctctagttgtggagagcaggagctactcttcgtcgcggtgcgcgggcttctcattgtggtggcttctcttgttgcagagcatgggctctaggtgcatgggcttcagtagttgcagcacgcgggccctagagcgcaggctcagtagttgtggtgcacggacttagttgctccgcggcatgtgggatcctcccggaccagggattgaacccgtgtcttctgcattggcaagtggattcttagccactgagtcagtcaccagggaagtcccatgagggaactttttgaggtgatggaaatgctctataACAtaactgtggtggtggttacacaactgtCTCCATTTGCCAAAATTCAGCAAGATTAAGACTGGTGAACTTTATTGTATTgtacaattttataaattatacttcagtaaagctggCAAAGAAGCactagaagcagcagcagcaattcTAAACCCTTCAATGCTGACTTCTGAGAGCTGTGAGGGCGGCAGTCTAATTGGTCTAATTCACACTCACTAGTCCTCCCAGGgacattcacttttttaaaagatgttacaCAATAAAAACACAGGAGTTTTCAGACATGGTGAAGATATTTGGTGGTAGAGGGTCTTTTTGACCCTCACAAACTATCTGGTGTCAATTAGTAACAACATTGatcaagtacagttgacccttcaacaacacaggtttgaactccCTGGTCCACTTAAActcaagatttttttcaataagtacTTACTGCTACTACATGATCCATGGGTGCCTGAATGTGCAGATGTGGAagcacagatacagagggccttCAACTGTAAAATTATAGGTGGATTTTCCACTGGACAGAGGCTTGGAGACCctaaccctccccacccccgatTTAAGAGTCAGCTgtgctactatgtgccaggcaacaAGCTAAATGCTATCCAAAGTGaggtccacagaccagcagcatctgaatcacctgggagcttattagaaatgcagaatcttgggccccaacccagacctactgaatcagaagtcTGCagtttaacaagctccccagatgattcctatgcatgttaaagtttgagaagaactGCTTTAcacaccttatcttttttttatccTCACTAAAACCCTATGATCTTGCAAACCTGGCAATTATGCTTTAAGTTTTTATTAATTCAACCATTGATGATCATCCAATGTCTCTTATTTACCTAGTTTGGTtgtagaaggaagaggagaaaagatgTCATCGGTGTGCATTAATCTACATAAATTTACATATGATCCACACcctgttttcttcctatttcacCAACTGTCTTTGAAAAATGGACAGTGGATTTCCATGTAGTCAAAATAGAAGGGACAGGTACAGAATTAATGCAAATGCTATAATGGATTCCCAGAGCAAAGAAAATagccaaaacataaaagaaaatggaaggtaCCAGACTCCTTCCTAATGCAGAAGCTGGGCCTAGTCATAattgaagttttttgtttgtttgtttgttttatttttgctgcattgggtcttcattgctgcacactggctttctctagttgcagagagcaggggctactcttcgttgtggtgtgcaggcttctcactgcggcagcttctcttgttgcggagcatgggctttaggcgcacaggcttcagtagttgcagcacatgggctcagtagttgcggcatgcgggccctagagtgcacgggcttcagtagttgcggtgtgtgggctcaacagttgtggtgcatgggctctgcagttgtggcgcacgggctgttgctctgcggcatgcaggatctttctggaccagggatcgaacccgtgtcccctgcactggcaggcagattcttaaccactgcgccaccagggaagtccaaaactgAAGTTTTTATTCCATGCCCCCTAATACTCACTACAGTCCTGCTCCCTTTCACCCTACATAAAGCTCTTGGCAGGCATCTCACAGCTGAATCCATAGGTCTTCCCCTCACCCCAACTGAGAAACAAAAGAGATACTttatgccattaaaaaaagaaaagaactaaagtACAGAGTAGCTCCCTGGACCAGGAATAACCTATACACTGTTTTCCTATGAGACAGCACAGTGGTACAACCTTCTGCTCCTGCAAGAATACCCCTTAGAGATCTGGCATCCTGGGAAATCATCCAGTCCAAGGAAGTAGACCAAGACAGACCCAGGATGGGGAGCAgtagttaagaaaaaaaggaaaataaatggcaTACAAAACAATCTCATCAGAAAGATGAAACAGAAGAGCTAATTGCTGATTACCTGAAAACAAGAGATCAAACAAGAAAAGTGCAtgttcgggacttccctggtggtgcagtggttaagaatccgcctgccaatgcaggggacacgggttcaagccctggtccgggaagatcctacatgccgtggagcaactaagcctgcgcaccacaactactgagcctgcgctctagagtccgcaagccacaactactgaagcccgtgcgcctacagcccgtgctccacacaagagaagcctctgcaatgagaagcccgcgcactgcaatgaagagcagcccctgctcaccgcaactagagaaagcctgtgcgcagcaacgaagacccaacacagacaaaaataaataaattaaataaattttttttttttaagtacatgttcagggcttccctggtggcgcagtggttcacagtccacctgccgatgcaggggacacggattcgtgccccggtccgggaagatcccacgtgccgcagagcggctgggcctgtgagccatggccgctgggcctacgcgtctgaagcctgtgctccgcaatgggagaggccccaacagtgagaggcccgcgtaccgcaaaaaaaaaaaaaagtacatgttcATTAAGAGAAACCACTATATAGtctataaaactttattaaaattggGATTACTTACAAACttgtacaataaaaatgaaaaaatatataataagacGTCATTGTTTTTCCTTACAGGAAAGAGTGAAAATGAGACCCATGGCAAAGAGTCATCCCTGATCATTTTGTTGCTTTCAAACATTCAtgaacttattttaaatataaatgacaaatcttttaaaataacactaaGGCATTACCCACAGGCTAAAACTTACCCAGTAACTCCCTATTTCACCATCAATTCTAGAAACTTGATAAAGGGAGGCAACTGCAGGCTGTAACAGTTCTAACACTCACCTTATGAGCTATCTATTATGTTAATAAGAAAAGAATGTTGTCCATGCTGTAGAAAATTTCGGAGAAGGTGGTTTCACCATTTTCAAGTTATTGTCAAGAGTGTGAAAAGGAAGATGAGACACATGGGCGGGGGGTATGGGAGACAAAAGCCCCAAATTTGGGGATACTGTGTGCCGTCCCCTTCCCCACTAAAGCTGTGTGTTGACACTGGTGTGAATCCGCTTTGTTTATTCCCAGCAGTCTCTGGCTCCCATCATATAAGGCACCAAATTCCCTTTTCAAGGTAATAACTGTCTAGACTCCAACTCAATAGCAACTGAATCCATAAGCTAAGTTACCAAGAGATACCCCCGGAACACCACAATTGCATAGGTTTCCCTAAAAATCAATTTCTGCTACatcaaaacataaacaaaaggtTTTAGGTGCATTTGCCTGTGCAATggctattttatgtttattacttGGTTTCAGTGCCTATGTAACATGAAGGCATAATAAATCTGTCAAACTGTCCTCTCCTTGATTCAGATAAAATTCTTGGCATTTCAATATAGGTTATTATCTCTTATGTCAGACCCGAGTCCAAAGGAATACTAGAAGgacatttaatttccttttctcctactTCAACTTTCACTACTCAATTCAGAGAAAAGTTATGAGTACACAGCTAGGAACCATTTTTATGTAGGCATCCATCTGGGCCCATCATTTTTTCTGGAACAACAAAAAGATTGAGGGCAATTGCATAATCCATTCCCAAGCCTTTTATGGATATCAGGGCCTGGGGGAACTATCTGGCCTATTTGGGTCCTTTCATTCATCAACTCTCTATTGTATATGTAAAGTGGGGATTGGGTTGAAGGGAACACAGTCAATGAAGAGAAGGCTAGGCCCTAAAATGGGATGTATTAGCACAAAATGGAACACCGGGACTCAAAGTCTATCATCAGCAAAATCCCGTAACTAACATAAAGGTcatgaatttgggggaagaaGTAAACTAGTTTTGGTGGGATGAAGTGGCTGATAGGAATTTCTTATTAGAAGATATCAAAGTTGCTAAATTTTCCTTATTATCAGTCATTGGTTCCATGGGTCTTCTGAAAGTAATCTGAGTGGGAAAGTGAAGGGGAAATGTTTTAGGCCAGTTGGCTCTTGTATTCCCATTAATGGGAGTCATGCTCTACACAACTTGGTCAGACCCATTAGGGGCAATAGATTTCTGATGCTGATGGGACCCAGAGCCCTAGGGCCAATTTACAGCTTGATATTTGCCGAGCAAGATGCTGACATGGCAGCAGACGTAGCTCCAATGTCCAGCTCACTCCACAGTTATCCCTTCAATCCTTCTTGATGAGATCTGTCTGAGACGAGACTATGCCGAAACTGCAAGAGCTGTAACTGAAAATTAAGTGGGGGCTTCAAGTAGTGACTGAGCCAGCAGACTCAGTGGCCAAAAGGGAGACAAGAACAGCTCCTAAAAAAGGTTTACGAAGTCAAGCAATCTCCAGGCGCACAGAGGCTCTGAAGCATCTGGGGCAGAGCCACACAAGAAGACAGGGCAAGGACACAGCACACCAGAGGCACCGTCCTTCACTGTCTGAGAGCAGCTCTCATGCTGCAGGACCCATTGTCATTGCCACTGCCTACAGCTCAGTTCTCCAACTACCAGACAGGGAGTAATAAACTGAGTTTGATTTTACTCATCCCAAATTCAAACACAGTGAGAAAAACTCATCTTGAGATGGAAACTGTATATCACAAGGGGTTTACTAAACAGAAAAAGACGAGAATCTTTCTCTACTTCACAATGCTTTCTTGCTGAAATAAAGACATGAGTCGGGAAAAGTCACACTGGAGGCAAGCAACCATGTCTCTAAGTAGTTATATGGGGAAGGCACCGAAGTCTCCAGGGAATCCTGAGACCATTTGTACAGCCGAATTATTCTTTCAAATCAGCTTAGGCTCAAACATGCTAAGTCTCGATTTCTATTAATGAGGCAAAAAATAGTAAATTTCAGCGGTCTTAACAGTTCTTTGTAGAGAGATAAAATGTTACCACGTACATAATTCACAAAGATAGAAAGGTTTCCTAATATAAAGCAACTTTAACCCATGGCATCTGTCCAAATACtgcttatttttcactttctgctatatGTCTATCTGCTGCCAACTGAGGTAGTTGTCCCTTTAGGACAGTTTAAAGCTGTGGGAAACACCGgcagaaaaaaatcaactggTCACCTGGAGGGGAATCTCAGAACTGACATTTTGGAAGTCTGTAATGGAGTCCAGAACCTTTCAACATGATCTGTTAATGGCTGGTCTGAAGGAGTCATTACAGCTTCTTAAAAAATCATCTGCCTTCTCCATGATCATGGTTAAGCCAGTCAGTCCAATGCTGTGCTCCTGCCATCAGTGTCTATCTTCCTGAATAAAGTAATTATAGCTTTTTCCAAGGTACGAGGGTCACAAAGACAGAACCAAGCGAATGACAGAGACTTGGGAATTTGCTCCCTCATAAATGGCAATGCTTGTTTATAAGGGTACTTTGCAATGGcaaaagaaagtgaaaccaaTGCCACTGTAATAAAAGGCAGCATGAACCTCTGGTCAGAAATGGAATTGCAAATAAGTACAATAAGTTCATAGAAAAGTGCATCTGCTCCTGATGGCTGAACAGGCACCCAGAGGCATAAGGATTATCTGGAGGTCTATCTCCTGACAATGCAAACTGCGGCAGCCACATAGCTACAATGTGTATATTGTATCAAGAACCTTCACAGATAGTTTTAGGCTCACAAATTAGTCAGACTTCCGGTGGGGAGGGATACAGGTGGTACGGAAAGGCTGAAAAGAATAGGTAGAATGGGTAGACAAAGGAAGGCAAGGGAAAAGGAGATAGTTTCTTGATCCCACAGCAATTCAAAGATATGTGACCCACTGACAGGAAAAATGGAGAAccttaaaaagcatttaaattcCCTAAATAAGATCACTCCTCCTAATCAGCAGAAACAATGCTATTATAAACCAAAGGGAAgagaatataagaaatgaaacatGTATATACTTAATGAAACATGTATATACTTAAATGTATATACttgtatatataaacatgtatatactGAAATGTATATACTTCAGAGGTGACGGAATAGACCCTTCCTGAAAGGGCAAATGGGGCAACGAGGACTTAGAAGGGAAGAATGcaaacctatttttaaaacagaattgaaagttaaatataataaaaaccccAACAGACCTCATCTACAGAAAGGCCTGCAGGCAGGACTTAGAATATCATAGGTGTGAGAACTAATCCAAAGCTCAGCACAACACTCCTCGGGCTTTAATGGATAATCCATATTAATAAATACGTAGGGGCCTACTGGGCTGGTCACTCTGGAGCACTTGCTGGCTCTGGAACGAGTttgtcacatttttttaaaatgtattcacttaaaaaacaagacagacaaataaTAATCTATTTTCCTCTTAAAACAGTTGAAACAAGGATTATGCTAAAGTCACTGAAATAAAAGCAGAAGTAAAAGAGGCTCAGATTTGTGGATTTGTCTCTGAAAGATGCAGCCTATAGTCTGAAAGCATTACTTCACATATAACAGTTATCACTTCTGAGTTTGAAATGCCACGACTGAATCAACTTTCAAAGAGGAGCTGGAATGCCATGCTAGCTGTGGCAATCCAGTTTCTTCGGAAATATAAAGGTGGGCCAAGAACTTAACCAATGGGATGTGTTGGGAAGCAGTTACTACTTTATCCACTCTGCTTCCTCGGGACCCCAGAGACCACCAAGACCATTTCCAGAGGGAGGTCTACTCAGGCCTCTAATTTCAGCGGGAGAATTTCAGCACTATCTCACTCAACTTCCAAGATTTGAGAAGCAATTGTGCAACACATGCAACCTGGACCATTGAGGTACCAAGCCAATCCACATAAAAATAACTGACGACTACCTAAGTCAAGAAGCTGTTCTGTTGTGTGATGGGGGGGTACCGAGAATCTAAGTCCTCCTCTTCAGAGGATGTTTCTTCATAGAGTTCATCCTGGGCAATAATGCTCTCTAACCCATATTCCTGCTCATGGACAGAAACCTCATTGGGTGTGAGGTGGAAAGATCCTTCCACAAAGTCAgcaaatctgaaaaacagaagatAATACTCATTAGGAACCTGCCTTCTGTcctgttttctttcaaaataagagCAAACTGAAACCCTTGGTATGCTCTCAGCTCAAATTATATTGAGTCTAGCCAACACCCTTATCCTTACTCTGGCAGGTAAGTAGACTAAAgcaagaaataagaagaaaaggaaagctgGGATCATAGGCCAACATCTCCTGCAACCCCATCCTGCTTAATAAGCACTTTTAGTTATGGAAGTTTAGTTACCCTTTTTAGTTATGGAAGTGCTAAAGTTCCTTTAGTCATCCGTAATCCTGATAAGATTAAGGGGCATTacacatttatttgtgtttatggCCCTATAAACTTTATGCCATCAGGATTCCAAATTGAAGCTTCACATGTTTCCAAATAAAAAGGATCCcctctcctaaaaaaaaaaaaaataaaaaaaaaaaacactcaagagAGCAGTGCAAAACTATCAAAGGGGAAACTTAATATGGTACTAAAGTCTTCTCATCTCAATGCTAAAATCAAAGCTAGAGTAAATAGTTCTTTGAGGAATCAGAAAACAGGCTACTGCTTAACATGTGATATGAGTACCTTTCTCTTGACTACTCCTAGATGAACAAGGAAAACAAAGCCACAAATACAAAATGATTACAGAAGCATAATCTCTGTTAAAACTGAAGGTCACAAGCACCCTGACAGACACTTGGCACTTCTGGCAAAGAGTTTATTTACCTTTTTGGAGACTGGATTCGAGAAACAGTCTTCCAAGCCGGGCAGTCTGGACTGTTGCAGTATTCTCTAAGCTTCTCTAAAGCCTTTCGGGTCTCTACCTCTCCTTGTATCCGATATTCTTCTTCTGTCAGAAGACGAGGGGGGACAGTCTTTTCTGTTGCATTACACATCTTTCTGTGCTCACCAAAATAACATCATGAATGATTAATCAGTAATCTACATCCACCCTTACATCTAACTCCCTTCAGTGGGTCAAGCATACAGCAGAGACCCTGAGCATTAAGAGTCACTGCTCCCACCTTTCTTCTACAGACATCTTTAGTTATAATGTACCCTTGACATGTTAGACTATGAGTGACAAGTCAGAGTCGTCAATATTATTCAGTAATGTGAACAAATTCACTTATTTTCCAATAAGTGacagacaaaatatttatttcccaatAAATGGAAAAACCACAAGAAATGATGGCATAAGACTGTGGTTCATTAACTTGGTTCCCCCCGAACTGAAAGCATTACTTTGACTATCTGTAATAGAAAGAACATTGATAACCTCAGAACCTATGACCATTCCACAGTCACCATACAAAGTGACAACATGCTTTGAATTACATCTTAAACTAAGAATAGGActcccagggggcttccctggttgcgcagtggttgagaatctgcctgccagtggaggggacacgggttcgagccctggcctgggaggatcccacgtgccatggagcaactaggcccgtgagccacaactactgagcctgcgcgtctggagcctgtgctccacaacaagagaggccgcgatagtgagaggcctgcgcaccgcgatgaagcgtagcccctgctcgccacaactagagaaagccctcgcacagaaacgaagacccaacacagccaaaaataaattaaaaaaaaaaaaaaaagaataggactCCCAGAGCAACCTGAGAGCCAGTGTGAAATAATCTGAAACCAGGTGACCTGAGGCATGCGGTATAAAAGTGATATACTTTGCATCACCTAGTGGTAACAAGAACACATGACACTTTactagatgtttttattttatatataaaataaccagaatttataaattctataaaaatgCCTACagagaatctaaaaagaaagacttgaaggaaataaaagtgaaGCATAATACCATAAATTTGCATTAACAAAGAGGCTCCCAGGTCAACACCTCTGTCTCCTTTTGCAGCAACTGCATCCCACATTGCATGTTTCAGTACAAAGTTACACTGCCTTTCAGTCACCTGTAGGTGATGTACAGCCAGTGAATAGGGTACTCCACGCTCTTAGTACACAGTGCAGTGATGATAATGGCAAGGGCAATGTGTGGTATCTGGATACTGGAATACATGAAACATAAGCCCATCAGCTGCAAGGTCCAAGTCAGCAGGTTGATACTTCGTTCATTCTCCAAGGGCCCATACTTGTAACAGACTGCAAAACTCATGAATCCAACTGCAAGGACATAGCCTATGAGAAGAGTTATCAGAAGACATTCTTTTTAATCTACAGTTGGTAAAAATAATCTGTGTGGGGAGCAGCAGTAAATTCACTATGTAGCGCCTAATGAACCAGGGAAATAGGTAAGATCGTTACTCAATTATTCAcacttttttcattattcatatatattaatcTCTTTAAGCTTCTATCCTTTCTACTATcctaaatttatttaattctcaaatggAGAATTAAACCTACATGTTGAACAACTCTAAAATAGTCTGTTTAAAAAACCTAATATATGAAAATCCAGATTAATCTGCTCTCAAAGGATAGATTAAGAGTTACTATCTTTATAGCCAAAAGATTCTCGCTTTATAGATAAGGTTCACTGTAGAGTCCTTTACTTCTTAAGGCCCTCAagtgtatttaaaatatgattatattCATAAAGTCAATTTACGGCTTTTCAGAAAGATGCCTATTGTGTAAACAGAGACGTATTTATAAACACCAAGAAATTAAAGTCTTCTCCCTAGCAGCATCATTTTAATTTAAGAGAAGGTCACAACTGTATAGAGGGGTTAGAAATAAGTAAAGAACTATGATTCTTACAAGTTAACAAAATGGCATAGACTATTAAACTCCCGTAAGCAGTAAGCAAGCAACGTCTTTTCATGATCAAATTAACTAAAACAGcctataaacatataaaaagtaaagcaaaaccaACAACACTTACTTAAAAGATACTGCCAATAACATCTCCAGATctcttgtaaatttttaaaaactagctgAATGAGGTACAGAGAAAAGGACCAGCCTCC contains these protein-coding regions:
- the NEMP1 gene encoding nuclear envelope integral membrane protein 1 — protein: MAGGMKVAVLSAVGAGPWSWGAGGGGAVRLLLVLSGCLVCGSAGIDLNVVMLQESQVYYMNTSQQSCYKNVLIPKWHDIWTQIQIRVNSSKLVRVTQVENEDKLKELEKFSIWNFFSSFLKEKLNDTYVNVGLYSTKTCLKVEIIEEDTKYSVTVTRRFDPKLFLIFLLGLILFFCGDLLSRSQIFYYSTGMSVGIVTSLLIIIFMLSKFMPKKSPIYIILVGGWSFSLYLIQLVFKNLQEIWRCYWQYLLSYVLAVGFMSFAVCYKYGPLENERSINLLTWTLQLMGLCFMYSSIQIPHIALAIIITALCTKSVEYPIHWLYITYRKMCNATEKTVPPRLLTEEEYRIQGEVETRKALEKLREYCNSPDCPAWKTVSRIQSPKRFADFVEGSFHLTPNEVSVHEQEYGLESIIAQDELYEETSSEEEDLDSRYPPITQQNSFLT